The window GGCATGTCTTGATACTGAAACATAAAGCAACGCTACTTAAAGCATATTAAAAAATAACCGTGCGAAAAGAACTTATTCGTTTTCATGGGTTCCTTCGTCCACAAACGGCGGAACCGTAATATCGCCCGATACAGCATAGTTATCGGCCGTTCACATATATAAGGTATCGGCGTCCATATGGGGAATGGATTTGCATAAAAATACGAGCACTTCGCAAACCCTGCGGACTGCGCCGCAGTAACATACTGTTTGGGAGTATCGGTATTCCGATAATAATCTTTCTGCAGTTTCTTTTTTGGCAAAAACGGGCGCAATAAAAACTTGTATACATCATTCAGCGCTTGCAAAGAAAATTTGCGCGGCAAAATAAGTGTCACCAACATGCCACCCGGTTTCATAATACGATAAGCCTCCATCAGCACTTTATGGTAATCGGGCACATGCTCTAAAAGCCCTATGGATGTAACAACATCATACGTGTCTTCAGCAAGGCCGGTATCTGCCGCATCCGCAACAACAAACTCTCCCGCCCCCTCAAACACATGAAAATTCCTTCGGGCAAGCCCAATGGCATCCGTGGAACTATCAAGAAGCGTTACCTGCATGCGGTCATACGCGTGAAGAAATAACGCAAGCGTCCCTCTGCCGCATCCTATCTCTAACGCTGTGCGATACCCTTTTCCTTTGACAATCTTATGAATGAGCTGATAGTAATTATATAAATTAAATTGTCGCTGTGTGCGCGGATGTTCCCCAGGCGGCACGAAAAGAGTCCATTCCATCCCGGACTCTCTTTTCCCTGAAATATCTTTCCATTTGTCTATGAATTCTTTATTGGGGTATTCCATAATATCTCTATTCTTGGCGCATGGCGGAAAATATCACATCCGCTATCCGCTCCGCGGCTTTCCCATCAAAACGCCAGCATTGTTCATCGCGCAACCGTAGTCTGCTCTCGTGATCACACTCCGGATGCGAGAAATACACATTAATCCACTCTATCAATTCATCAGCAGTAGAAACCATGCGGATGCCACCCGTGCGCAACGCCTTTTGATAATGTTCTGTTTCGTAAAAACTCGTTGGTCTTTGAGAAAGCGGGATGTTTTTCCTCATCTCAAAATTAATGTTGATTATAGGCTTATCGAGCATCGCCGCATCAAGTATGAGCGTTGATCCATAACTTACAAACACATCAGCGTGCGCCACCGTATCCAATAAATGCTGAAGGTCATCTTGGGTCATGTCCCAATCCAATCCGAATCCTCGTTTTTTGGTAAAACGCACTCCCGGGACATCAAAAATAATGGAGGGGCGTTTTTTGGCCTCGTTTTCGTCTATAAAATCATTCGGAGGGTAGCGTACCAAAACAACGGCGCTATGCTTTATTTTTCCATCTCTCATACATGATTGCAACAAATCAAGGATGTCCCAATCAGATGCGCTATTTGAGCGGCCCAGGGGAGCATATACCAAAATTTTTTTATCGGGCTCAACACCAAGCCGCTTTGTAAATTCGGCACGAGTAGACGGCGTTCCATACGCATAATAGTCAAACGGAAGCGCCCCCACAACAATAATGTTTTTTTCATCTATATCTGCGTGCCGTAATGCCTCTTTTTTCTGTATCTCATTAAACACGAGAAGTATATCGGGGAGCAAGCGCATGATTGCACGCCCCGTTAACTTGTCCCACGAATTTACGATGCCGATTGAACGCACTCCCCTTTTCTTTGCCTCACGCAGCATGCTTGTCTCTATTTCTCCGAATAGATGCGCCGTCACGATGAGCTGGGGCGAATACCTGTCAAAATATTGAGAAAAGGCATTGTCACGTATGCAATAATAATCAAAAAAGCGGACCACCCTCCTGCAGAGTCTATTCGCACATGCCCTCGTTAGAATATAACTTGCGACGTACCCGAAGATGCTGCCACCCATATCACGCGCTCTTTTGCGCCGCAAATCAATGGTTGATGTGCGGAGTAAGCGGAATTTTAGATATTCAAATATTTCACTCCCCCGGGGTCGTTTGTACGCACCGAACACCTCATATAGTACTTGCGGATGAGAAAATTCTTTTTTATAATATTCCGCCTTTGCTTCACTCGCGACAAAAAAAACAATTCTGATATCCGTATCAGAAAGTAAAAGCTGATATAAGCGGGTCCGCAAAATATTTTTTGCTTCTGCTCCTTGCAATATAGGGATAAAAACAATCTTATTGCTCATAACGCACGGTTCTCCATGGTAATCATCATTATTGCATAAATCAGCTACCTAGAATACTATATAAAAGTTGTTATCATTCTTACACATCCATGCGCGACAGCCATACGCGAAGTGTTTTAAAAGGAATAACGTATCGTATTTTTGCGACAATAACTACCGCGCTGTTTGTTTTTTTTATTACAAAAAACATAAAGCTTTCATTGAGTGTTGGCATTTTTGAAATAGCCGCAAAAATTTTACTCTTTTATTCACACGAACGGGTATGGCATGGTATTCGTTGGGGTAAGTTTTAGATATCTTCTTTGTTCTTGCCCATGCGAATATCAGAAAAAGCATGGAACCCGTTTTCAAGCAGCTGCAATATGGCGGATGCGACCCGCGCATGCGCTTTACCGTCGTGCTTGCCACATTGACTTTCTAAAAATGCTTTGCGCTCTTCTCTATGCAAAGCAGGGGTTGCAAGATATGTATTTATCCATGCAATCAACGCTTCCCGCGAAGGAGCTTTTTTGCAGCCCGTATGCCTAAATAAATATTGATAATGATGGTATTCACCAAAATGGCGAACACTCCGAAAATATGGCGCTCCCTCCCCCCCGTCAAAATCAGGATAAACAACCGGACGATCAAATGCCGCCATATCAATACACAATGAGGACCCCGCATTCACTAGTACATCTGCGTAAAACAAAGAATCGGCAAGATGAACCATGTCACCCCTTCCCATCTCATTATCCTTTCTTTTTCCACTCTGAAATGCTGTTCCGGGCTTATCAAAAAATATCTTCACTTTTTCTGAAAGGCGAAGCGCATCTTTATTAAAATCATCCCCTGGAGGAATCCGAACCAAAAGCTGGGGATGTCCGTGAATCTCCCCCGAAAGAATGGCGTCATGCAGCAACTGAAGCATTTGCCAATCGGTTTCTATAAATTTACTCCCCATGGGTGCAAACATAATCATTCGCCGCTCTGAATCAAATCCAAGCTTTTCAAAAAATGTCTTTCTCCCCGTGGGCTTATATCCGATATAGTAATCAAACTGCGGCATGCCGACTGCAGCAATGTCTTTAAAACGCACCTTGTGGAGCCCCACGAGCTCATTTCTTATAAAATCATTATTTGTTAAAAAATGATCCGCAGCTACGGGAATTAATGATTTGTTCGTAAGATTGTCCCACGAACGGACCATCCCGAGTGTTTTTATGCCGTGCCGTTTTGCCTCCACAAGCATACGAATGTCATCCCAATCAAGCATGTCCGTAGAGAATATCAGGTCCGGTTGATACGCTTGAAAAAAACCGCCAAAAATATTTTGGTCATAGAATGATGAAAAAATATTACGGAACAATACGGGCGTGTAGTGCAGACGCGCTATAGTATGGTATAAAAAACGGGAAAGAGCGTATGGTATCCTTTTTTTCTCACGCCAATATTTCGCCCTGCTCTTAAGAGACATGGTGGATGTGGGTAAAAGCAACGCCCCGGCCGTCCGGAGAATCTGCTCTCTCCGAGAAAGAGGGACCTCGGGAATGCCTACAACAATAATCCCATCTTTTTCAAATTCGCGTTTGAAAAAATCTTTCTTTCGCTGCGGACAAAAAATAACAATATTTACTTTACCATGCAAAAACTCCAGCACTCCCGAACGAAGGATATTCCGGGATATAAGCGTATGGAAACTTGAAATAACAATGGTCTTTTTCTGTTCCTTTTGCATGATAATTACCCCATATTCTCCCGTAAAATAAGCATTTCGTCAACCTCTCATTACATATATAAAAAAGCCCTCGGATAACCCGAGAGCTTTTATTTTAGACTGTATCTGGAAAGTATTTTATGTACACGCCCTTAGTTTCTGTGTACACATCAAGCGCTTCGGTGCCCGGTTCGCGGAAACCGTTCCCCGAAACACCCACTCCGCCGAATGGCATGTTTGGCTCGCTGCCATATGTAGGACCATTTACCGACACAATACCGCTTCTGCAATCTCGGATAAAGCACTGGATGGCATCCGAGTGCTTGGTATGGATAGCAGCAGTGAGTCCGTACGGGGTTCCGTTAACCATTTCGATCATTTCTCTAAATGTATCGAATACATGGATAGAAACAATAGGCCCGAATAATTCATTCTGCGCAAGCAGGGATGTATGAAATTCATCATCTATAATAGTTGGCGCCATAAAATATCCGGGTCGCCCCACTCTATAGCCACCTGCTAAAAATGCGATACGCCCCCTCTTCTTCGCATCTTCACATTGCGTCAGCATCGCCATAAGTTGTTTTTCGCTGACAACCGGACCGAGATCGTCTTCATCAGCATTACCGAGCCGCAACACATTCGTTCGTGCAACTAGTTTTTCTTTGAATACATTCGCTATACTGACATCAACAAGAATACGCGAACCCGCAGCACAGCGCTGTCCCGCATTGCTAAATGCAGAAAGCAGAGCGCACTCGACCGCCCAATCTATGTCTGCGTCTGCGCATACAACAAGCGGGTTTTTCCCACCGAGTTCCAAAGACACTTTCACCGGACGCTCCGAAACTATTCTACGTACTGCAAATCCAGTGCGGGCGGAACCGGTAAAACTAACGAGATCAATATCCTGCTCGATAAGAGCACGCCCAGCTTGTCCATCCCCCTGCAATACAGAAAACACGCCCGGAGGAAGACCCGCTTCCGCGAGCATCTCCGCAAACATTATCGTCGTATACGGCGTGTATTCGGACGGTTTTATAACAGCGGTATTCCCACAAAGAAGCGCAGGAAACATCTTCCATGCTGTGTTCGCAATGGGCGTATTAAATGAGGTGATAAGAGCACATACGCCAACCGGTTCACGAACCGTATATGCAAATCTGTCTTTCATCCCGCTCGTCATGGTGCGCCCATAGAAACGCTCGCCTTCGCTCGCCCAAAAATACCCCATACGGATAGCCCCGCTCACTTCACCAAGCGCGTCTTTCATGGATTTTCCTGTTTCTATGTGGACGATGCGCGCGATATTGTTCTTATTGCGTTCCATTATCTGTGTTGCTTTGAGAAGTATAGAGGCCCGTTCTAAAATGGGAGTTTTGCGCCATGAAAAAAATTCATTCCTCGCAGAATCTACAAGAGTAGCGGCATCCTCCTCCGTCCCCTGGTGTATCTTAGCTATACTTTTCCCGCTACAGGGATCAAATTTTTCTATACATCCATTCAAGGCCCCCACCCATAACCCTCCGTGCCAATGGCCAATCGTATCGGGATATCTCATGAGTGCATACCCTCCTTATCAATGTTCAATTGTGCATACCGTACAAGAAATCCGACAAAAAATCAATATATAAAAAGCTCCGGAGTTTCTTCCGGAGCTTTGCGTTACCTTTCCGTATAACGCTTTTTTATTTTTTGAACGATAGAATCTGCATGAAGCCCATGGTAACGTAATGCTTCATCAGCAGTTCCGCACGCCGGGATATCTTCAATGCCAATCGTATACACTATCGGACACTCAATATTCTTTTGATAGAGACGGGTTATTTCTGCCATAAACCGTTCTCCAAGACCGGTATCACAATAATGGTCGTCTATCACAAACACGCAAGAGAAATCTTCAAATGCGACACTACGGAGCCAGTTGCCATCAATGCAATTCAGCCACGGCATGTTGAATATCGCAACAGAAATGCGTTCTTCCCGCCATGCCTGCTCTGCTGCTATCCATGCCTCGGTGAGCATCACGGGTCCGTACGCAAGAATTGCAACATCATCTCCGCCCTTGAGCATCGCTCCCTTCCCCTTTTCAAGTTCATATGCAGGGGCAAGCTCGTATGGACATTCACACGGGACAGTAACAAGCCTGATGTATGTACTTTCATCATTCTTTTCTACCGCCCAACGGATTGCCATGCGTGCTTCTTGTTCATTCGCCGGCTGAATGATTGTCATCCCCGGCATCGTCATAAGCGGGATATCGCGTACTGATTGGTGCGAATGGCCGGGACCCGCAGGAATGAGCCCCGCGAGCGAACCAGTATAAATTATCTTTGTCCGTTCGGTTGCATTGTTGTATATCTGTTCATTCGGCCGGAGTGTTAAAAAACATCCAAACGAATGCACAACCGGCAAAAGCCCCCCCAACGCCATACCTCCCGCACGCGATACCATGTCTTGTTCTGCTATGCCGCACTGGAAATACCGTTCTGGGAACTCTTCACGAAACTGCACGAGCCCGCAATCTTTTACCAAGTCTGCGTCAAGTGCAACGATATCTCCCCGCTCACGCGCCATAGAAACAAGTTCTTCGCCATACGCAGAAACAAGTTTCTCTTGCTTCTTAGCTGAATTGGAAGTGGCAACAGCTGCCGTGCGCTTACGCACAGCCACCGGATGCATATTAAGCGCTGCGGTTTTTTGGGTGAGCGCAGAAAACAATTCTGCAAAAGCATGCTCGTACCGTTCCTGCGTAAGAGCGCCACTATGGTATTGATACCAGCCGTCTTCAGAACTATCTTCCATGAAAGAAACACCCTTGCCCTTAACCGTGTGTGCGATGATAACGCGTGGATTCCCGGGTTTTCTCTGGTCGTAAAATGCATGCCATAGAACATTTTCTAACGCAGAAATATCATGACCATTTATTTCAAAAGCATTCCATCCGAATGCTTCAAATTTCGCTTTTATGTTCCCGAGGTCGCTCGTTTCGGAAACCAGTCTGTCAGATTGATACTTGTTATGGTCAATAATAACGGTCAGTTCGCTCATCTGCTCTGCTTTTGCCGAAACAAGCGATTCCCAGACCTGTCCTTCCTGCAATTCACCATCTCCGCATATAACATACACATTTCCCAGTTTGCCCTGGAGACGCTTTGCGGATACCATGCCTTTTGCTTTTGATATTCCCATGCCAAGCGAGCCGGTGTTGGTTACCATACCCGGTATCATCCTGTCGGGGTGGCCTGGGAGTCCGCCTATTCTTCGCAATGCATGTATTTTTTCAAACGCAAGACGCTCCATACCGATTAACAACGCGTAGAATGCGGGCGCATCATGCCCCTTGGAGCTGAATATAATATCACTACTATAATCTGCGTTGTTTGGATTGTGTAAGCGACGCACCCAAATCCATGTCAGCATATCTATAACGCTGAAAGATGTCCCGATGTGCCCCGATCCCGCATTCTGTATCATGTAGAGTGCGTTTATCCGGAAGATATCGGCGAGAACAGGACACAGTGAAAATGTATCCTTAATGCTCTCTCTCATCCGCCGGATCTCATCAAGCGGGATGTAATACATTATTTTTTTCAAGGCAGTAACCTCCCGTTAGTAAGCACTGAAGCCGCCATCGGCAATAAACACCGCGCCGGTAATATATGAGGATGCTTTCTCGGATGCAAGGAAAAGCATAAGTCCGTTATACTCATCTTCGTTTGCCATACGCCCGAGCATTGTTTTTTTCGAATACGCGCGCACGAACGAATCATCTTGCTTCGCATACACACCTCCCAGCACAACGCAATTGACACGAATGGGTAACGACTGTTCTGCGCAGTACCCCGCAAGCCATCGCGTGAACCCTATCATCCCCGCTTTTGCGGTCGTGTAAGAATCCGGCTTAAAAAACTCAGCTCCATCATTGCGGCGAAAATCATAGAGGGACTGGTCGGGAGAGACTATCCCGTAGAGTGACGAGACATTGATGATGCTTGATTTCTGTGCTGGTATCTTTCGGCTCAGCGCGCGTATAAAGCTGCGCGACATAACCCGGGCGCTCTTTAGATGAGACATAAGAACCTTTTCCCACGCCTCTTCATCAGTATGCTCAAACCGCCCAAAATCTTTCTCAGACGCATTTGGCGGCGCATCAATTCCGGCATTGTTGACAAGAATACTTGGAACATTCTCATCATATAGAGAGAGAAGCTCCATAAGTGAATAGACTTCTTCTTTGTTCGTTATATCAACCGTACGAAAATAAATATTTCCGTTGTATGTGTCCAATAACATGCTTATCTTTTCACTTGGTTCTTTTGCAATATCGGCAACAATAACCTTTGCGTTCGCGCGCAATAATGTTTCTACATACTGCGCACCAAGCCTGCCATTACCGCCGGTTACAATAGCAACCCTGCCCTGGAGATTAAACATATCGTAAAGACATTCTTTATGAAGCATTCGTGCCTCCTTTATGTGTCTTTTTTTTAAATAACGCTGGACATATTATACAAGAAAATAAATGAAAAACAAGCCCTTCCGGGCTTGTTTTATATGTATCGTTTTATGTCGAGCACATTATGCACAACAGGGAACGGCTTATGCTCATCCCAAGCATTCATTTCATTCCTCACCCCCACAAACGCACACCCAACCTCCTCTGCAGCTTTTACATCAGTATCGCTGTCTCCGATGAGAACCATCTCGTGAGCACTCACCCGTTCTCGCTCCAATATTTTTTCGAAATTTCCTTGCTTTGCGGCAAGGATGCCGCCGTCTTGAGTTATCGGCCGGCCATATACTTCTTTAAAATATTTTCTTATATCCAGCCGTTCAAGAATGCGTATAAGCGCGTCCTCGGGCGTTCCGGAATTAATGTATAACGAATACTGCCCCGATAAGTCTTTAATCGCCTCAAGCGCTCCGGCAACGCATCCCCGCTCAATAATTTTTGATTCTACCTTTTTGCTGTATGCGTCAGCATACCGCACTACAAGAGGTTCTATTCTATGTTCCGGAGTTTGCAACTCCTTCAAAATAGCGCGGAAGATAGTATATCGTGACTCTTGCTCTTGCAAGGAAGCAAACACCTTCTGTACTGCGGCATGCCCCTCGGTATATGTCTCCGGAAAAAAATCAAACCACGCGTCTTGCTTCAACTTTGGAGAATCAACGATAACGCCGTCAAAATCAAATACAATAACTTTTATCATGCTGCCATCCTATAATCCAAATGCGCTCTCGTCAAACAAAAAATACCAGCATACATGCTGGTATTTTATATTTAAGAAATGTGCTTCTCAGTAATCACGCTGTCTTCTTCAATATCTACTGACGCAGTTTTCCCAAGAACTTCTTTTATCTGATACGGCTTAAATCCGTACCCGGGGCTCTTACATGAGAGCATATCCGCAGTAATGACTGTTCCCGCTTTGATGCGTTTTTGAGAGACAATACTCTTTCCATGCTTGTTGCGGACCTGCTCTTCGTCAGAAAGAAAATTTTTACGCGGCGTTCCCCATGCCCGTTCTATCCTGCGAGTGCTATCTACCATCTCTTTAAACTCTTCCGGCTCAATGCTTACCGTGCCATGATCAGGGCCCGGCATCGATTTATCAAGAGTGATGTGGCGCTCAATGGTTTTTGCGCCCATAGCCACTGCGGCGATGCTTGGAAGAATGTCCCGCTCATGCCCGGAATATCCTATGGGCACCTGAGCGTACCGTTTTTTAAAAAACGGTATGGTGGAAAGATGCAACTTTTCGTCAGACGTCGGGTACGAAGTAACGCAATGCTTAATAACAAGCTGGTTATTGTGCCTCAGTATAGTCCCCACTGCGCGATCAAGTTCTTCTATGGTAACCATGCCTGAAGAAAGAAATACCGGCTTTCCTTTCCGGGCAACATATTCCAAAAGCGGAGTGTTGGTAACATCAAAAGAAGCAATTTTGTATGTCTCTACACCTATGTCTTCCAGAAAATCAACACTATGCGTATCAAACGGGGTTGCAAAAAATATAACCCCCAATGACTCTGCATATTCTTTTAGCCGGATGAATTCTTCCTTTGTTAACTCAAGCGCTTCGCGATATTCGCCGTATGTCTTGCCGTATACTTCGTCTTTTGTTTGCGGCTTTTCACGAAGCTCGCGCGCAAACACATCAACAATAGAGCGTTTTTGCAATTTTACAGCATTTGCTCCCGCCCAAACCGCTTTTTCTATTGTACGCTTTGCAACATAATAATCCCCGTTATGATTATTGCCAATCTCGGCAATAAAAAAAACGGGCGCGCCGTTTCCAACCTGCACATTGCCTATCGTAATCTGAGATCTAGCTTTTTCAAGGTACTGTTTCATAGCAGTCCTATAATAAAAAGCGCTGCCCCTTCAAGCAACGCAAATCATTAATAGACAATAAATACATTATTTTATCAAATGCTCAGAATGCTCTTTTGCAAGCCTGCCACATATCCTTTGCGATTCGCTTTTTACTCCAAAATACGAAACGAATCCATATCGGCACAAAGCCAATCTTTCTTTGCAGTGGAACAACCGGGGATGTTATCGGCCTCCACAAAAACATCCATACATAGATACTAAAAGAAAAGGGACGCGTATATACATGCCCGATCTGCTCATTGGCGTACCGGATACGCCCTACTGTTTTTTTGTATTGCTTCGTAAATACTTTGTCCGGCACCGCATAAAATGGCGTCGCCAAAGCAAGCTCTGCAAGCATGGGCCTATCCCAGCGTATGCATTCTGGCGTATTCCGCAAAAACGCGCGCTGAATAAATGCGGTGCGGAATAATCCATACAAATAGATATGAAGCGGCGCATCAAATGCCAATTTCTCATAAATTGCGTAAGGCGTTTGATGTGTTGTATGCAAATTGCCGGTAAGACGGACGCTATCCTTGAAGACGCCGTCATCATAAAAACGATCAAACGACCCCATTGCTACCTGATATTCGGGATGCGCCTCAAGCGCAGCAAGCAGCAGTTCTATAAAATTCTTTTCCCATACATCGTCATCAGACGCTAACATAAAATACGAACCGCGCGCCTCACGGATCACAAAAGAAATATTCGCGACTTGTCCCTTATTTTCTGTGTGACGGATATAACGAATGCGCGAGTCTCTGGCTGCGTATGCCGTACATATTGCATCAGTGCTGTCAGAAGAAGCATTATCGGAAATGATGATCTCTGTGCGCGCATGCGTTTGAGCAAGCAATGAGTCAAGCGCGCGGCACAATTCCTTTTCACCATTTTCCCGGGAAACACTATTATAAACAGGCAGTCCTATTGAAATGAGCGGTTCGTGGGTCATAGGATATTACTATAAAAATCAGCTGTCTTCCGGATGCCTTCACGTAATAATGTGCGTGGCTCCCATCCCGTATCTTTCTTTATGCGCGTGATATCGGCGCATATCGTGTTGTGAATAGGTCTCGGTATATAGTTGTACGAAAGAGCCACATGCGACACCATCGTACCAACCGCGCAAGCGCTGCCTGATCCTATATCATACGTCCCCGACGCCTGCTCTGATCCGACAAGGTCGCACATCGCATCAGCCGCGTCTTCTACGAAAACAAAATCATGGGAAGCATTCGGATTTTTAATATCCGGGATTATGCCATTTGATACTTGAGTGATCACTGACGGCAAAAGGGAGTCTTTCCGCTGCCCGGGTCCATACACATAAAATAGGCGCGCCCATATAAAACGAATATCGCTTTTCTGCGCGAGCAATTCTCCGTATTCC is drawn from Candidatus Niyogibacteria bacterium CG10_big_fil_rev_8_21_14_0_10_46_36 and contains these coding sequences:
- a CDS encoding aldehyde dehydrogenase, encoding MRYPDTIGHWHGGLWVGALNGCIEKFDPCSGKSIAKIHQGTEEDAATLVDSARNEFFSWRKTPILERASILLKATQIMERNKNNIARIVHIETGKSMKDALGEVSGAIRMGYFWASEGERFYGRTMTSGMKDRFAYTVREPVGVCALITSFNTPIANTAWKMFPALLCGNTAVIKPSEYTPYTTIMFAEMLAEAGLPPGVFSVLQGDGQAGRALIEQDIDLVSFTGSARTGFAVRRIVSERPVKVSLELGGKNPLVVCADADIDWAVECALLSAFSNAGQRCAAGSRILVDVSIANVFKEKLVARTNVLRLGNADEDDLGPVVSEKQLMAMLTQCEDAKKRGRIAFLAGGYRVGRPGYFMAPTIIDDEFHTSLLAQNELFGPIVSIHVFDTFREMIEMVNGTPYGLTAAIHTKHSDAIQCFIRDCRSGIVSVNGPTYGSEPNMPFGGVGVSGNGFREPGTEALDVYTETKGVYIKYFPDTV
- a CDS encoding short-chain dehydrogenase encodes the protein MLHKECLYDMFNLQGRVAIVTGGNGRLGAQYVETLLRANAKVIVADIAKEPSEKISMLLDTYNGNIYFRTVDITNKEEVYSLMELLSLYDENVPSILVNNAGIDAPPNASEKDFGRFEHTDEEAWEKVLMSHLKSARVMSRSFIRALSRKIPAQKSSIINVSSLYGIVSPDQSLYDFRRNDGAEFFKPDSYTTAKAGMIGFTRWLAGYCAEQSLPIRVNCVVLGGVYAKQDDSFVRAYSKKTMLGRMANEDEYNGLMLFLASEKASSYITGAVFIADGGFSAY
- a CDS encoding transketolase — protein: MRESIKDTFSLCPVLADIFRINALYMIQNAGSGHIGTSFSVIDMLTWIWVRRLHNPNNADYSSDIIFSSKGHDAPAFYALLIGMERLAFEKIHALRRIGGLPGHPDRMIPGMVTNTGSLGMGISKAKGMVSAKRLQGKLGNVYVICGDGELQEGQVWESLVSAKAEQMSELTVIIDHNKYQSDRLVSETSDLGNIKAKFEAFGWNAFEINGHDISALENVLWHAFYDQRKPGNPRVIIAHTVKGKGVSFMEDSSEDGWYQYHSGALTQERYEHAFAELFSALTQKTAALNMHPVAVRKRTAAVATSNSAKKQEKLVSAYGEELVSMARERGDIVALDADLVKDCGLVQFREEFPERYFQCGIAEQDMVSRAGGMALGGLLPVVHSFGCFLTLRPNEQIYNNATERTKIIYTGSLAGLIPAGPGHSHQSVRDIPLMTMPGMTIIQPANEQEARMAIRWAVEKNDESTYIRLVTVPCECPYELAPAYELEKGKGAMLKGGDDVAILAYGPVMLTEAWIAAEQAWREERISVAIFNMPWLNCIDGNWLRSVAFEDFSCVFVIDDHYCDTGLGERFMAEITRLYQKNIECPIVYTIGIEDIPACGTADEALRYHGLHADSIVQKIKKRYTER